One Deinococcus sp. LM3 genomic region harbors:
- a CDS encoding VWA domain-containing protein — MPVTPALLSALLLLSTLSLPVPAMSASTLLGLSTPPLHLTVAVDMTGSSKNPAFRYADQARLLAQSVMLNQLRSGDTLTLLRVCEGVQTVADFTFSSKNGARMARADILRYTTALTRPCTGRGSAITAGLTQASKRAAQTAKVNDVVVLFTDGALLDDPGRAGLGTVTRKLLGARTTRTLFVAGLSPEAGAGGVSVRDSFVKALGASASDRRVLLAGAYDLSNVYPTFASAVKAARR; from the coding sequence ATGCCCGTAACCCCTGCCCTGCTGTCCGCCCTGCTCCTGCTGTCCACCCTGTCCCTGCCGGTTCCGGCCATGAGTGCCTCGACGCTGCTGGGGCTGTCCACGCCGCCGCTGCACCTGACGGTCGCGGTGGACATGACCGGCAGCAGCAAGAACCCCGCCTTCCGGTACGCGGATCAGGCGCGGCTGCTGGCGCAGAGCGTGATGCTCAACCAGCTGCGCAGCGGCGACACCCTGACCCTGCTGCGCGTGTGCGAAGGCGTGCAGACCGTCGCGGACTTCACGTTCAGCTCGAAGAACGGGGCGCGCATGGCCCGGGCCGACATCCTGCGCTACACGACCGCGCTCACCAGACCCTGCACCGGGCGCGGCAGCGCCATCACGGCCGGACTGACCCAGGCCTCGAAACGCGCCGCGCAGACCGCGAAGGTGAACGACGTGGTGGTGCTGTTCACGGACGGCGCGCTGCTCGACGACCCCGGCCGCGCCGGACTGGGCACCGTGACCCGCAAGCTGCTGGGCGCCAGGACCACCCGGACGCTGTTCGTGGCAGGCCTCAGCCCGGAAGCCGGGGCGGGCGGCGTGTCGGTCCGCGACTCGTTCGTGAAGGCGCTGGGAGCCTCGGCCAGTGACCGGCGCGTGCTGCTGGCCGGCGCGTACGACCTGTCGAACGTGTACCCGACCTTCGCGTCGGCCGTGAAGGCGGCCCGCCGGTGA
- a CDS encoding transglycosylase domain-containing protein, translating to MLRVWERWRNPWPRSPFLRRPAPWTLRRVLRAALAWVGAATVGMIALGVAGAVGTGALGRVWNLRAELRPVEVVDRRGEPLGVIDHCRAGNAVNAVPCRESLSVPLTGVSEAFLLAYVAKEDVRFFSHVGVDLGRLPRALLSGAGGSTITMQLLKNNVLAGHFDYDTDRRGPLLTLTRKATEFVLAPVVTWRYGRREVLAMSVNSLPWIGIGQRKGVYDAARAVFGVEPADLTLAQSAFLVGLLPAPGRYLVTDTTPPETATARFRWMRRQQLVTLEILRSRGLIGQGEYLEAVSTPLQPRLWRAEYAGSGTDLRVVQAARNPAYTNEPEPVWAMQELVRRELRAAGLDPKRVGRVVLTVDAATQAALTRRVTGEGATGPRPTGVATGPRPTGVAEGAAIVDVRGGGIVALASSTGGNQSSDAGRQWAVSALRPVASTVKPLLYAAAFGDGVTQLSAFTDQATRYGSQAVRNSTGTFLGRAVTVREANARSLNTVAVQVGTPREKALRTVLDAAGYQEDRSNRSSPSLGTYRAAPLDVAAAYASFAGGGLLCRPHLLAEVTDTAGRPLPLPRPDCQPLWDEVVAYETFDLLTAAVSTDASHVPFLRPTLFQRVQGRAMPLGAKSGTTDDVNDTWCAAVTPQYAMAVWIGDPDGRQSVPVTLYREQTACREVALLRELPHDRRSLEAPPGITRVAGAAVPLPGLNPRNPAPVAP from the coding sequence ATGCTGAGGGTCTGGGAGCGGTGGCGCAACCCGTGGCCGCGCTCGCCGTTCCTGCGGCGGCCCGCGCCGTGGACGCTGCGGCGCGTGCTGCGGGCGGCGCTGGCGTGGGTGGGCGCGGCGACTGTGGGCATGATCGCGCTGGGCGTGGCGGGCGCGGTGGGGACCGGGGCGCTGGGGCGGGTGTGGAATCTGCGGGCGGAACTGCGGCCCGTCGAGGTCGTGGACCGTCGCGGCGAGCCGTTGGGCGTGATCGACCACTGCCGCGCGGGGAACGCCGTGAACGCCGTTCCGTGCCGCGAGTCCCTGAGCGTGCCGCTGACCGGGGTGAGCGAGGCGTTCCTGCTGGCGTACGTGGCCAAGGAGGACGTGCGGTTCTTCTCGCACGTGGGCGTGGACCTGGGCCGCCTTCCCCGTGCCCTGCTGAGCGGCGCGGGTGGCAGCACCATCACCATGCAATTGCTGAAGAACAACGTGCTGGCCGGGCATTTCGATTACGACACGGACCGGCGCGGGCCGCTGCTGACGCTGACCCGCAAGGCCACGGAGTTCGTGCTGGCGCCGGTCGTCACGTGGCGGTACGGGCGGCGCGAGGTGCTGGCCATGAGCGTGAACAGCCTCCCGTGGATCGGGATCGGGCAGCGTAAGGGCGTGTACGACGCAGCCCGCGCGGTGTTCGGGGTGGAACCGGCGGACCTGACGCTGGCGCAGAGCGCGTTCCTGGTGGGCCTGCTGCCCGCGCCGGGCCGTTATCTAGTGACGGACACCACGCCGCCCGAGACGGCCACCGCCCGCTTCCGCTGGATGCGCAGGCAGCAGCTGGTTACGCTGGAGATCCTGCGGTCGCGTGGGCTGATCGGTCAGGGCGAGTACCTGGAGGCGGTCAGTACGCCGCTGCAACCCCGGTTGTGGCGGGCCGAGTACGCCGGGAGCGGCACGGACCTGCGCGTGGTGCAGGCCGCCCGCAATCCCGCCTACACGAACGAACCGGAGCCCGTGTGGGCCATGCAGGAACTCGTGCGGCGCGAACTGCGCGCGGCGGGCCTGGACCCGAAACGGGTGGGGCGGGTCGTGCTGACCGTCGACGCGGCCACGCAGGCCGCCCTGACGCGCCGCGTGACCGGCGAGGGTGCCACCGGCCCCCGCCCGACCGGCGTGGCCACCGGCCCCCGCCCGACCGGCGTGGCCGAGGGGGCCGCCATCGTGGACGTGCGGGGCGGTGGGATCGTGGCGCTCGCCAGTTCCACCGGCGGCAACCAGAGCAGCGACGCGGGGCGGCAGTGGGCGGTCAGTGCGCTGCGTCCGGTGGCGAGTACCGTCAAGCCGCTGCTGTACGCCGCCGCGTTCGGGGACGGCGTGACGCAGCTGAGTGCCTTCACGGATCAGGCGACCCGTTACGGTTCGCAGGCCGTGCGGAACAGCACCGGCACGTTCCTGGGACGGGCGGTCACGGTGCGCGAGGCGAACGCCCGGAGCCTGAACACCGTGGCCGTGCAGGTCGGCACGCCGCGCGAGAAGGCGCTGCGTACCGTGCTGGACGCCGCCGGGTATCAGGAGGACCGCAGCAACCGCTCCAGTCCGTCGCTGGGCACGTACCGGGCCGCGCCGCTGGACGTGGCGGCCGCGTACGCCAGTTTCGCCGGCGGGGGCCTGCTGTGCCGCCCGCACCTGCTGGCCGAGGTCACGGACACGGCCGGGCGGCCACTGCCGCTGCCCCGCCCGGACTGCCAGCCGCTCTGGGACGAGGTCGTCGCGTACGAGACCTTCGACCTGCTGACCGCCGCCGTCAGCACCGACGCCAGCCACGTGCCGTTCCTGCGGCCCACTCTGTTCCAGCGCGTGCAGGGGCGGGCCATGCCGCTGGGCGCGAAGTCCGGCACGACCGACGACGTGAACGACACCTGGTGCGCGGCCGTCACCCCGCAGTACGCCATGGCCGTGTGGATCGGCGACCCGGACGGCCGTCAGAGCGTGCCGGTCACGCTGTACCGCGAGCAGACCGCCTGCCGCGAGGTGGCCCTGCTGCGCGAGTTGCCGCACGACCGCCGCAGCCTGGAGGCGCCGCCCGGCATCACGCGCGTGGCCGGGGCGGCCGTGCCGCTACCGGGCCTGAACCCCCGCAATCCGGCCCCGGTGGCTCCATGA